The Candidatus Thermoplasmatota archaeon genome includes the window GATGAACATGCTTCCGTTGTAGTTCGACATCAGCGTTCTGTCGGCCGTCAGGACGATTCTGTGTCCCATTGACATGTCCCCCCATGACCTCCTCAACTTACCTTGCTAGGAGCTTTTTGTTGTTTCAATGACCCCCCACGGTGTGAATCCAATCTTGCATCAATCTGAATTCCCGTTGCAGAGTGAGAGAAGTCCGGATTGGCGGATAGTCTGGACGACCCTATCTACAGCTCGTTCAATATCCTTTTCATTCTTTGCCCCCGTGATCACCATCTTCCCAGAGCCGAACAAGAGGCAGACAACCTTGGGATCTCTCACTCTATAGACAAGGCCTGGAAATTGTTCTGGCTCATACTCTATATCTTCAAGGCCCAAGGATATTGTCAGATTTACCAGATTCAAAGCGCAGCCGACATCGTATATTGCGACCATATTTTGCACGGTGAACTCGGGATCTGGATTGACGGGGATGCCTGATTTATTCAGAAGCTCAGCGACCTTTCGTATTGCTCTTCGGACTTCTTCTAGACTCTTACCGCCAGTGCAATTAGCCTTCCCGCTTCTGAAAAGGAGAATTGCAGTCTTCGGGTCGCTGATCCGATAAATAAGGCCAGGGAAGCTCTCAGGATCGTATTCTGACCCTGTGAGTTTCTCGGCGACTGTGTCAAGATCAAGTTCTTTCGCGAATTGCGTCGAAGCCACAATATTCTCTACTCGTGGTTTGATTTCGATTGCATTCATGAATCTCAGGAGATTATCGATGGTGCGACGAAATAGTTTTGTGAAAACTCTTATCGTTGGAAGCCAACGCGGTCATATTTGACCTTCCGCACTCTGGCTCTTTCTTCGCCTTGAGTCTTCAATCGTGAAGAGCTACATTTCCCAGGTCCAAGACAAGACATCGAGACAAATCCTGAATGCCGCATGGAGCTGGATTGAAACAGCAGCTGGAGAAGTTTCCAGCATTCTTTTCGCGGAGCCGATCATTCGAATCCCTTCGAACCCAAGCATTGTTGCCAGTAGATATCTGGTCAATATCTCAACGGAAGCACACTCTCTACTTGTTTGATGTTCGACGCTGCGACTGAATGATCAGAATCGAACTCGATGGGTTCAAGAGGTCAATCCGATGAGGGACTGGGTTGACTCCTTTTGTCAGGAATATGCCAGACGAGTGCTCGGCCATGTGGCTGCGATCCTCCGTGACCAATCCCGACTGGAAAGACCGCACCAGCAACGGCCAAATATCCTCCAAGAACCGCAAGGTAGAAGCCAAGGTCAATTGTCCCTTTTAGGAACGCCACATCGGGTTCTCTCGGTGCAATGTAAGCACCGATGTTTGCAGCGAACAGTAGAAAACCAGCAATCTGCAAAGCCCCTGCCAGCGGACTGATGCATCCCAACACGCATCCGGCAAGAAAGATAGCCGCTCCTGTTCTGATTGCTGGGTCGCCCATACCTGTGAAAACGTTCCCAGCGTTGTAATCATGCATTGTGAGGTAATACTGAGTGAGGCACGTGCTCGTAGTAGGGACCCGCAATGGGATCGTACTCCCAGGACAACCATGTTGTTGTCGCCCAGGGTAGGAATAGGCAAGAAATGCCAAGAGCGACTCCAACGGTGGAAAGCAGATTGAACCTGAACGTTGGAGATTCGCTACTTACCGTGAACAGACGACTGACAAAGCTCATCTTCAGAACACAATCAGGCTCGTGGTCGAGGTCGTGAAGAAGCTCGACAAGAAGACCGTGGACGGCCTGACCGAGATCTGAATGACAGGAGGACTCGAACTCGAGCTCGCTCAATGCTCACACCTGAGCATTTGGCGCTCATCGCTCATGAAGTCTGCCAGGCGATGAATGACTCCGTGTAACAGACTTGAAATACTAAGAGGCTGCATAGTAATGCACCCCCCTAGACAAGACATGGTTTTAGGCATCCGTTCGGAGACGTCACTTCCATGATCTTGCCAAGAGTGTGGGAGGAGGAAATGTAGATGGAGCAAGAGTTTAGCGTCAAGCTGCCCAACAAGCCAGGAGAGATCGCTCGATTGACGGAGAAGCTGCATGAGGCAAACATAAACATAAGAGCCATTTCGACCGAGGCCCATGCCGAGGTCGCGCGCCTTGTGAGTGCGGATCCCGAGAAGACCAGGGAGACACTAGAGAAGGCGGAAATGCAGTTCTCTGTGAGGAACGTCCTCGTGGTAAAGCTGGAGGACAAGCCCGGCGAACTCGCGCGGGTCACAAGGATCTTGGCGAATGAGGGCATAAACCTCGACGCGGCATACATGTTCGACAAAGACTCGAAGCACGTCCATGTAGCGCTTGCCGTGAGCGATGAGGAAAAGGCTAGGAACGTGCTGAAGCTTTGATCAGCGCAGTCCGTCCCTTTCCATGATGAAACGCCTTTCCCCTTTTCTTTTTCTGTTCTTATCAGATTCAATCAGCCGAGATTCGACTACAAGAAGCTGATTCATGTTCTCTGTCAAGTAGAAGGAGTTTGAATCTATCCATAGACAGACAGTTTCTTGCAGCCTGAATGGGATGAATACTAGGATACGTCTTGCTTGAGGACCGTTAGGGTTCTATTCTCTACCAGTAGTATATACGCCAGCTTCAATCACCGGTATGTTCCGGGCAGAAATCTGGCTGTGTCTTTCTGTTCAAACCGCAATTGAAACCGCTTTTTCCACCATGCTTCGCTCCTTTTGTGTAGTCGCCGGGAACTCTGTCATCTATCCATAACCGTCCCCCAAATGTCACTGTGATTCTTCTCCCGGGAAATGCATCCTGGACGGCTCTATCGATGCCACTGAGAACGTCCCGAAGATCATAGGCGAGAGGCGATTCAGAGGCGTTTTCATCCGTGCACCAACGATCAAGGACATTGACACGGGATAGGACGTGCGGGTGGATTGAGTGTGACCCACAATTCTCCGTCTGCCTTTGAGTTGCCTTTCCTTAGGGTCTTTTCCCGCGTTGAAAGCCCATGTGGCCTCGAAATAGCCTTGGATTTGCCTCGTTGGGGCTCTAGGGCATATCGGAACACCTTTCGAAGGTGATAGGTCTGGAGCCAAGGCTATTCCGAAATAGGAATGCGTCTCATAGGCATAGAGCCTAGCCAACCAATCGGACTAGCAAGAGGTATATCCAACCAACCATCCAAGCCAAGAACGGGACCATCATGACCTGCCATGCTGGGATGTCCATGCCGAGAATGTGAAGGCGCTCAGACCGAGACAACGCGAATGCGTCAGGATAGGTGTTAGCTGCTTTCTTATACAGCGCCCTCATGTCCATGTTGCTTCGCACAACCAGAATCATGAATATGACATCCAGCGACAACCCAGCGATAGCTATCGTTCTAAGACCCGAGCTAGCCTGAACGAACCCTACAA containing:
- a CDS encoding TATA-box-binding protein, with protein sequence MNAIEIKPRVENIVASTQFAKELDLDTVAEKLTGSEYDPESFPGLIYRISDPKTAILLFRSGKANCTGGKSLEEVRRAIRKVAELLNKSGIPVNPDPEFTVQNMVAIYDVGCALNLVNLTISLGLEDIEYEPEQFPGLVYRVRDPKVVCLLFGSGKMVITGAKNEKDIERAVDRVVQTIRQSGLLSLCNGNSD
- a CDS encoding ACT domain-containing protein is translated as MEQEFSVKLPNKPGEIARLTEKLHEANINIRAISTEAHAEVARLVSADPEKTRETLEKAEMQFSVRNVLVVKLEDKPGELARVTRILANEGINLDAAYMFDKDSKHVHVALAVSDEEKARNVLKL